A region from the Plutella xylostella chromosome 8, ilPluXylo3.1, whole genome shotgun sequence genome encodes:
- the LOC105388810 gene encoding myosin heavy chain, muscle isoform X17, whose translation MPKAVVQEGEDPDPTPYLFVSLEQKRIDQSKPYDGKKACWVPDDKEGFLQGEIKATKGDLVTVVLPGGEEKTLKKEFISQVNPPKFEKVEDMADLTYLNDAAVLHNLRQRYYAKLIYTYSGLFCVAINPYKRFPVYTFRCAKLYRGKRRSEVPPHIFAISDGAYVNMLTNHENQSMLITGESGAGKTENTKKVIAYFATVGASQKKDPNAEKKGSLEDQVVQTNPVLEAFGNAKTVRNDNSSRFGKFIRIHFGPSGKLAGADIETYLLEKARVISQQALERSYHIFYQMMSGSVPGLKELCMLSNDVYDYHIIAQGKTTIPNVDDGEECTLTDQAFDILGFTQEEKNDVYKITASVMHMGGMKFKQRGREEQAEADGMEEGERVAKLLGVDCQDLYKNLLKPRIKVGNEFVTQGRNITQVTNSVGALCKGVFDRLFKWLVKKCNETLDTKQKRQHFIGVLDIAGFEIFDFNGFEQLCINFTNEKLQQFFNHHMFVLEQEEYKREGINWTFIDFGMDLLACIDLIEKPMGILSILEEESMFPKATDATFVEKLNNNHLGKSAPYLKPKPPKPGCQAAHFAIGHYAGNVGYNISGWLEKNKDPLNDTVVDQFKKGQNKLLIEIFADHPGQSGDAAAAKGGRGKKGGGFATVSSAYKEQLNNLMTTLRSTQPHFVRCIIPNELKQPGLIDSHLVMHQLTCNGVLEGIRICRKGFPNRMVYPDFKLRYKILCPKLIKEPITPEKATEKILESTGLDSESFRLGRTKVFFRAGVLGQMEELRDDRLSKIMSWMQAYIRGYLSRKEFKKIQEQRLALQVVQRNLRKYLQLRTWPWWKLWQKVKPLLNVSRVEDELAKLEEKAAKAQEAFEKEEKLRKELEVLNAKLLEEKTALLSNLEGGGRELQDTQERAAKLQAQKNDLESQLRDTQDRLTQEEDARNQLFQNKKKLEQEVAGLKKDVEDLELAVQKSEQDKATKDHQIRNLNDEIAHQDELINKLNKEKKMQGETTQKTAEELQAAEDKVNHLNKVKQKLEQTLDELEDSLEREKKLRGDVEKQRRKVEGDLKLTQEAVADLERNKKELEQTIQRKDKEISSLTAKLEDEQSLVSKSQKQIKELQARIEELEEEVESERQARAKAEKQRADLARELEELGERLEEAGGATSAQIELNKKREAELSKLRRDLEEANIQHESTLANLRKKHNDAVAEMGEQLDQLNKLKAKAEKERSQYFSEVNDLRAGLDHVSNEKAAQEKMVKQLQHQLNEVSNKADEANRTLNDLDAAKKKLSIENSDLLRQLEEAESQVSQLSKIKVSLTTQLEDTKRLADEESRERATLLGKFRNLEHDLDNIREQVEEEAEGKADLQRQLSKANAEAQIWRSKYESEGVARSEELEEAKRKLQARLAEAEETIESLNQKVVALEKTKQRLATEVEDLQLEVDRATAIANAAEKKQKAFDKIIGEWKLKVDDLAAELDASQKECRNYSTELFRLKGAYEEGQEQLEAVRRENKNLADEVKDLLDQIGEGGRNIHEIEKARKRLEAEKDELQAALEEAESALEQEENKVLRAQLELSQVRQEIDRRIQEKEEEFENTRKNHQRALDSMQASLEAEAKGKAEALRMKKKLEADINELEIALDHANKANAEAQKNIKRYQAQIKDLQTALEEEQRARDDAREQLGISERRANALQNELEESRTLLEQADRARRQAEQELGDAHEQLNELSAQAASLSAAKRKLESELQTLHSDLDELLNEAKNSEEKAKKAMVDAARLADELRSEQEHAQTQEKLRKALEQQIKELQVRLDEAEANALKGGKKAIQKLEQRVRELENELDGEQRRHADAQKNLRKSERRIKELTFQAEEDRKNHERMQDLVDKLQQKIKTYKRQIEEAEEIAALNLAKFRKAQQELEEAEERADLAEQAISKFRGKGRAGSVARGVSPAPPRSRPSAFDGFGTFPPRFDLAPENDF comes from the exons ATGCCGAAGGCAGTGGTTCAAGAGGGCGAGGACCCCGACCCAACCCCATACCTGTTCGTGTCTCTGGAACAGAAGCGAATTGACCAGAGCAAGCCCTACGATGGCAAGAAGGCATGCTGGGTGCCCGACGACAAGGAGGGTTTCCTGCAGGGAGAGATCAAGGCCACCAAGGGAGACCTGGTGACCGTCGTGCTCCCCGGAGGCGAG GAGAAGACACTAAAGAAAGAGTTCATCTCGCAAGTGAACCCTCCGAAATTCGAGAAAGTCGAAGACATGGCCGACCTCACGTACCTAAACGACGCAGCCGTTTTGCACAACCTGCGACAACGATACTATGCGAAGCTCATCTAC ACGTACTCCGGTCTCTTCTGTGTGGCTATCAACCCCTACAAGAGATTCCCGGTGTACACCTTCCGTTGTGCCAAGCTCTACCGAGGCAAGCGTCGTTCGGAGGTGCCCCCCCACATCTTCGCCATCTCTGACGGTGCCTACGTCAACATGTTGACCAACCACGAGAACCAGTCTATGTTGATTAC CGGAGAGTCTGGTGCCGGAAAGACTGAGAACACGAAGAAGGTAATTGCGTACTTCGCCACCGTCGGTGCGTCCCAGAAGAAGGACCCCAACGCGGAGAAGAAGGGATCCCTGGAGGACCAGGTCGTCCAGACCAACCCGGTGCTTGAAGCCTTCGGTAACGCCAAGACCGTGCGTAACGACAACTCCTCCCGATTC GGTAAATTCATCCGTATCCACTTCGGCCCCTCTGGAAAACTGGCCGGAGCTGACATTGAGACCT ATCTGCTTGAGAAGGCTCGTGTCATCTCCCAGCAGGCTCTGGAACGTTCTTACCACATCTTCTACCAGATGATGTCTGGTTCCGTTCCCGGACTTAAGG AATTATGTATGCTGTCAAACGACGTTTATGACTATCACATCATTGCACAAGGAAAAACGACAATTCCTAACGTCGATGATGGTGAAGAATGTACTTTGACCGAT CAAGCCTTCGACATCCTCGGTTTCACCCAAGAGGAGAAGAACGACGTGTACAAGATCACCGCGTCCGTCATGCACATGGGAGGCATGAAGTTCAAGCAGAGGGGTCGTGAGGAGCAGGCTGAGGCCGACGGCATGGAG GAGGGAGAGCGTGTTGCTAAGCTCCTCGGTGTCGACTGCCAGGACCTGTACAAGAACCTGCTGAAGCCCCGCATCAAAGTCGGTAACGAGTTCGTGACCCAGGGTCGTAACATCACCCAGGTGACCAACTCCGTCGGTGCCCTCTGCAAGGGTGTGTTCGACCGTCTCTTCAAGTGGCTGGTCAAGAAGTGTAACGAGACTCTGGACACCAAGCAGAAGAGGCAGCACTTCATCGGTGTGCTGGATATCGCCGGTTTCGAGATCTTCGAC TTCAACGGTTTCGAGCAACTGTGCATCAACTTCACCAACGAGAAGCTGCAGCAGTTCTTTAACCACCACATGTTCGTACTTGAGCAAGAAGAGTACAAGCGCGAGGGTATCAACTGGACCTTCATCGATTTCGGAATGGACTTGCTCGCTTGTATCGATCTGATCGAGAAG CCCATGGGTATCCTCTCCATCCTTGAGGAAGAGTCTATGTTCCCGAAAGCCACTGACGCCACCTTCGTGGAGAAGTTGAACAACAACCACTTGGGCAAGTCTGCTCCTTACCTGAAGCCGAAGCCCCCCAAGCCTGGTTGCCAGGCCGCTCACTTCGCCATCGGCCATTACGCCGGTAAC GTCGGCTACAACATCTCTGGATGGCTGGAGAAGAACAAGGACCCCCTGAACGACACCGTCGTCGACCAGTTCAAGAAGGGTCAGAACAAGCTGCTGATCGAGATCTTCGCTGACCACCCTGGCCAGTCCGgagacgccgccgccgccaagG GCGGTCGTGGTAAGAAGGGAGGTGGTTTCGCCACTGTCTCCTCTGCATACAAG GAACAACTGAACAACCTGATGACCACTCTGAGATCCACCCAGCCTCACTTCGTCCGTTGTATCATCCCCAACGAGTTGAAGCAGCCTG GTCTCATCGACTCTCACCTTGTCATGCACCAGCTGACCTGTAACGGTGTGCTTGAAGGCATCCGTATTTGCCGTAAAGGTTTCCCCAACAGGATGGTGTACCCTGACTTCAAGCTCCG ATACAAAATTCTGTGCCCGAAGCTCATCAAAGAACCGATAACTCCTGAGAAAGCCACAGAAAAAATCCTTGAATCTACAGGATTGGATTCTGAGTCTTTCCGACTCGGACGGACAAAG GTGTTCTTCCGCGCCGGAGTGCTGGGTCAGATGGAGGAGCTGCGTGACGACCGTCTCTCCAAGATCATGTCCTGGATGCAGGCCTACATCCGTGGTTACCTGTCCCGTAAGGAGTTCAAGAAGATCCAGGAGCAGAG GTTGGCTCTCCAAGTTGTCCAGCGCAACTTGCGCAAGTACCTGCAGCTCCGCACCTGGCCGTGGTGGAAGTTGTGGCAGAAGGTCAAGCCTCTGCTCAACGTCTCCCGTGTCGAGGATGAGCTCGCG AAACTGGAGGAGAAGGCAGCCAAGGCGCAGGAGGCCTTCGAGAAGGAGGAGAAGCTCCGCAAGGAGCTGGAGGTGCTGAACGCCAAGCTGCTGGAGGAGAAGACGGCGCTGCTGTCCAACCTGGAGGGCGGCGGCCGCGAGCTGCAGGACACGCAGGAGCGCGCCGCCAAGCTGCAGGCTCAGAAGAACGACCTCGAGAGCCAGCTCAGG GACACCCAGGACCGCCTCACCCAGGAGGAGGACGCGCGCAACCAGCTGTTCCAGAACAAGAAGAAGCTGGAGCAGGAGGTCGCCGGCCTCAAAAAGGACGTGGAGGACCTGGAACTGGCCGTGCAGAAGTCCGAGCAGGACAAGGCCACCAAGGACCACCAGATCCGCAACCTCAACGATGAGATCGCCCACCAGGACGAGCTCATCAACAAGCTCAACAAGGAGAAGAAGATGCAGGGCGAGACCACCCAGAAGACCGCCGAGGAGCTGCAGGCCGCCGAGGACAAGGTCAACCACCTCAACAAGGTCAAGCAGAAGCTCGAGCAGACCCTGGACGAGCTCGAGGACTCCCTGGAGCGCGAGAAGAAGCTCCGCGGAGACGTCGAGAAGCAGAGGAGGAAGGTGGAGGGCGACCTCAAGCTGACGCAGGAGGCCGTCGCCGACCTGGAGCGCAACAAGAAGGAGCTCGAGCAGACCATCCAGCGCAAGGACAAGGAGATCTCCTCCCTGACCGCCAAGCTGGAGGACGAGCAGTCCCTCGTGTCCAAGTCGCAGAAGCAGATCAAGGAGCTGCAGGCGCGCATCGAGGAGCTGGAGGAGGAGGTGGAGTCGGAGCGCCAGGCGCGCGCCAAGGCCGAGAAGCAGCGCGCCGACCTGGCCCGCGAGCTGGAGGAGCTGGGCGAGCGGCTGGAGGAGGCCGGCGGTGCCACCTCGGCCCAGATCGAGCTCAACAAGAAGCGCGAGGCCGAGCTTAGCAAGCTCCGCCGCGACCTGGAGGAGGCCAACATCCAGCACGAGTCCACGCTCGCCAACCTGCGCAAGAAGCACAACGACGCCGTCGCCGAGATGGGCGAGCAGCTCGACCAGCTCAACAAGCTCAAGGCTAA GGCTGAGAAGGAACGTTCTCAATACTTTAGCGAAGTCAATGACCTCCGCGCTGGTCTCGACCACGTGTCCAACGAAAAG GCTGCCCAAGAGAAGATGGTGAAGCAGCTGCAGCACCAGCTCAACGAGGTGTCCAACAAGGCCGACGAGGCTAACCGCACCCTCAACGACCTGGACGCCGCCAAGAAGAAGCTCTCCATCGAGAACTCCGACCTGCTGCGCCAGCTCGAGGAGGCTGAGTCCCAGGTGTCTCAGCTGTCCAAGATCAAGGTGTCGCTCACCACCCAGCTCGAGGACACCAAGAGGCTCGCCGACGAGGAATCCAGG GAGCGCGCCACGCTCCTCGGCAAGTTCCGCAACTTGGAGCACGACCTCGACAACATCCGCGAGCAAGTGGAGGAGGAGGCCGAAGGCAAGGCTGACCTGCAGCGCCAGCTCAGCAAGGCCAACGCCGAGGCCCAGATCTGGCGCTCCAAGTACGAGTCCGAGGGAGTCGCCCGCTCCGAGGAGCTGGAGGAGGCCAAGCGCAAGCTCCAGGCCCGCCTCGCCGAGGCCGAGGAGACCATCGAGTCCCTCAACCAGAAGGTCGTCGCTCTCGAGAAGACCAAGCAGCGCCTCGCCACCGAGGTCGAGGACCTGCAGCTCGAGGTCGACCGCGCCACCGCCATCGCCAACGCCGCCGAGAAGAAGCAGAAGGCCTTCGACAAGATCATCGGAGAATGGAAGCTCAAGGTCGACGACCTCGCCGCCGAGCTCGACGCCAGCCAGAAGGAGTGCCGCAACTACTCCACCGAACTGTTCCGTCTCAAGGGCGCCTACGAGGAGGGCCAGGAGCAGCTCGAGGCCGTGCGCCGCGAGAACAAGAACCTGGCCGACGAGGTCAAGGACCTGCTCGACCAGATCGGCGAGGGAGGCCGCAACATCCACGAGATCGAGAAGGCCCGCAAGCGCCTCGAGGCCGAGAAGGACGAGCTCCAGGCCGCCCTCGAGGAGGCCGAGTCCGCGCTCGAGCAGGAGGAGAACAAGGTGCTCCGCGCTCAGCTCGAGCTGTCGCAGGTGCGCCAGGAGATCGACCGCCGCATCCAGGAGAAGGAGGAGGAGTTCGAGAACACGCGCAAGAACCACCAGCGCGCCCTCGACTCCATGCAGGCTTCCCTCGAAGCCGAGGCTAAGGGCAAGGCAGAGGCCCTGCGCATGAAGAAGAAGCTCGAGGCCGACATCAACGAGCTGGAGATCGCCCTCGACCACGCCAACAAGGCCAACGCCGAGGCCCAGAAGAACATCAAGCGCTACCAGGCCCAGATCAAGGACCTGCAGACCGCGCTGGAGGAGGAGCAGCGCGCGCGCGACGACGCCCGCGAGCAGCTCGGCATCTCCGAGCGCCGCGCCAACGCGCTGCAGAACGAGCTGGAGGAGTCGCGCACGCTGCTGGAGCAGGCGGaccgcgcgcgccgccaggCCGAGCAGGAGCTGGGCGACGCGCACGAGCAGCTCAACGAGCTGTCCGCGCAGGCCGCCTCGCTGTCCGCCGCCAAGAGGAAGCTCGAGTCCGAGCTGCAGACGCTGCATTCCGACCTCGACGAGCTGCTCAACGAGGCCAAGAACTCCGAGGAGAAGGCCAAGAAGGCGATGGTGGACGCCGCGCGCCTGGCCGACGAGCTCCGTTCCGAGCAGGAGCACGCGCAGACGCAGGAGAAGCTGCGCAAGGCGCTCGAGCAGCAGATCAAGGAGCTGCAGGTGCGTCTGGACGAGGCCGAGGCCAACGCCCTCAAGGGAGGCAAGAAGGCCATCCAGAAGCTCGAACAGAGGGTGCGCGAGCTCGAGAACGAGCTTGACGGCGAACAGAGGAGACACGCCGACGCCCAGAAGAACCTGCGCAAGTCCGAGAGGCGCATCAAGGAGCTCACGTTCCAGGCCGAGGAGGACCGCAAGAACCACGAGCGCATGCAGGACCTGGTCGACAAGCTGCAGCAGAAGATCAAGACCTACAAGAGGCAGATCGAGGAGGCGGAGGAGATCGCCGCGCTCAACCTGGCCAAGTTCCGCAAGGCCCAGCAGGAGCTGGAGGAGGCGGAGGAGCGCGCCGACCTGGCCGAGCAGGCCATCAGCAAGTTCCGCGGCAAGGGCCGCGCCGGCTCCGTCGCACGAGGAGTCAGCCCCGCG CCCCCCCGCTCGCGCCCCTCTGCATTCGATGGCTTCGGCACCTTCCCACCGAGGTTCGACCTGGCGCCTGAAAACGACTTCTAA